A window of the Harmonia axyridis chromosome 5, icHarAxyr1.1, whole genome shotgun sequence genome harbors these coding sequences:
- the LOC123679642 gene encoding uncharacterized protein LOC123679642 isoform X3 — MKLLLILFIAGFTGYTKASVYQEVEDIGILQAFGLEYLSKVPFKCSTDIKENVQKERTKAFECVKNIRYNSSFCNTFVHHFKPCVQTILTEAAKCGDPIKVGHKQVILDSFIAEANFLCESDGEHILELLNPCILTSVRKSAECQKKVMQGFYTSEPITYHCSKIPGLQKCFDDELKQECDLEVTKTNIHDFFSVDVKPCNIVTPMFLQMARSF; from the exons ATGAAGTTGCTCCTAATTTTATTCATAGCAG GTTTCACAGGTTACACCAAAGCCTCAGTTTATCAAGAAGTAGAAGATATCGGCATTCTTCAGGCATTTGGATTAGAATACTTATCTAAGGTTCCCTTCAAGTGTTCAACAGACATTAAAGAGAATGTACAG AAAGAACGGACAAAGGCTTTTGAATGTGTCAAAAACATCAGATATAACAGTTCGTTCTGCAATACTTTTGTCCATCACTTCAAACCTTGTGTCCAAACAATCTTGACGGAAGCTGCAAAATGTGGAGACCCTATTAAAGTCGGACATAAGCAGGTTATACTTGATTCCTTTATTGCCGAAGCAAACTTTTTGTGTGAGAGTGACGGCGAGCATATTTTAG aattattgAATCCATGCATCTTGACGAGTGTACGAAAGAGTGCTGAATGCCAAAAAAAGGTTATGCAAGGATTTTATACTTCAGAACCTATAACATACCATTGTAG TAAAATCCCTGGTTTGCAGAAATGTTTCGATGATGAACTCAAGCAAGAGTGCGATCTTGAAGTTACTAAAACAAACATCCATGactttttttcagttgatgtCAAGCCCTGCAATATTGTTACGCCAATGTTTTTGCAAATGGCACGCTCTTTTTAA
- the LOC123679640 gene encoding uncharacterized protein LOC123679640 gives MINFFVNANAFYQQSISRKRLDLYQTKFTIYRINVSELMMLSERNVYKILVPVKRSLKYNTMKLLLILLISGHTIAYSHWYKEVESLGQIQAFIGTSLSPDTYRCSQSIYRNIKKEELKAIECLKNLRYNSSLCNHFVYHFKPCLEALLAENKKCDNEDSFNLKMIVLDSIIAEAKFVCETDGEHILEIFNPCIVHSAKKSKECIKNILTPSSHFSRNITLFCSKFPNMWECFDAQLQHECQNDITKNTMLKLFSDGPPCNILSILYMEIASNVQIRNITEIISKKQY, from the exons ATGATAAACTTCTTCGTAAATGCAAATGCTTTCTATCAACAATCAATTTCTAGGAAACGCCTCGATTTATATCAAACAAAGTTCACAATTTATCGAATTAACGTCTCAGAGTTAATGATGTTATCGGAAAGAAATGTTTATAAAATATTAGTGCCTGTGAAACGTTCTCTGAAATACAATACAATGAAATTACTGCTTATTTTGTTGATATCAG GTCACACAATAGCATattcacattggtataaagagGTAGAAAGCCTAGGCCAAATTCAAGCTTTTATAGGAACAAGTTTATCTCCAGATACTTACAGATGTTCACAATCCATCTATAGAAATATAAAG AAAGAAGAACTTAAGGCTATTGAATGCCTCAAAAACCTCAGATATAACAGTTCGTTATGTAATCATTTTGTCTATCACTTCAAACCTTGCCTTGAGGCATTATtggcagaaaataaaaaatgtgatAATGAAGattcattcaatttaaaaatgatTGTACTCGATTCAATTATCGCTGAAGCAAAATTTGTATGTGAAACGGACGGAGAACATATATTAG aAATATTCAACCCATGCATCGTTCATAGTGCTAAAAAGAGTAAAGAATGCATAAAGAATATTCTTACACCAAGTTctcatttttcaagaaatattacaCTTTTTTGTAG caAATTCCCTAATATGTGGGAATGCTTTGATGCTCAATTACAGCATGAATGTCAAAATGATATCACTAAAAATACCATGCTCAAATTGTTTTCCGATGGTCCACCATGCAACATACTTTCCATTTTGTACATGGAAATAGCATCAAATGTTCAAATACGAAATATAACCGAAATTATATCTAAGAAACAGTACTAG
- the LOC123679642 gene encoding uncharacterized protein LOC123679642 isoform X1 produces MKLLLILFIAGFTGYTKASVYQEVEDIGILQAFGLDFLSNVPYSCPEAIKENVQKERTKAFECVKNIRYNSSFCNTFVHHFKPCVQTVVSEAAKCEDQVKVGQKQVILDSFIAEANFLCETDGEHILELLNPCILTSVKKSAGCQKKVMQYFPTSDPITNLCSKFPSLQKCFDDELKQECDLEVTKRNIHDFFSVEVKPCNIVMPMFLQLAYYF; encoded by the exons ATGAAGTTGCTTCTAATTTTATTCATAGCAG GTTTCACAGGTTACACCAAAGCCTCAGTTTATCAAGAAGTAGAAGATATCGGCATTCTTCAGGCATTTGGATTAGACTTCTTATCTAACGTTCCCTACTCGTGTCCAGAAGCCATTAAAGAGAATGTACAG AAAGAACGGACAAAGGCTTTTGAATGTGTCAAAAACATCAGATATAACAGTTCGTTCTGTAATACTTTTGTCCACCACTTCAAACCTTGTGTTCAAACCGTCGTGAGTGAAGCTGCAAAATGTGAAGACCAAGTTAAAGTCGGACAGAAGCAGGTTATACTTGATTCCTTTATTGCCGAAGCAAACTTTTTGTGTGAGACTGACGGCGAACATATTTTAG aattattgaatCCATGCATCTTGACGAGTGTAAAAAAGAGTGCTGGATGCCAAAAAAAGGTTATGCAATATTTTCCTACTTCAGACCCTATAACAAACCTTTGTAG TAAATTCCCCAGTTTGCAGAAATGTTTCGATGATGAACTCAAGCAAGAGTGCGATCTTGAAGTTACAAAAAGAAACATCCATGactttttttcagttgaagTTAAGCCCTGCAATATTGTTATGCCAATGTTTCTGCAATTGGCATACTATTTTTAA
- the LOC123679642 gene encoding uncharacterized protein LOC123679642 isoform X2: protein MKLLLILFIAGFTGYTKASVYQEVEDIGILQAFGLDFLSNVPYSCPEAIKENVQKERTKAFECVKNIRYNSSFCNTFVHHFKPCVQTVVSEAAKCEDQVKVGQKQVILDSFIAEANFLCETDGEHILELLNPCILTSVKKSAGCQKKVMQYFPTSDPITNLCSKFPSLQKCFDDELKQECDLEVTKRNIHDFFSVEVKPCNIVMPMFLQLAYYF, encoded by the exons ATGAAGTTGCTCCTAATTTTATTCATAGCAG GTTTCACAGGTTACACCAAAGCCTCAGTTTATCAAGAAGTAGAAGATATCGGCATTCTTCAGGCATTTGGATTAGACTTCTTATCTAACGTTCCCTACTCGTGTCCAGAAGCCATTAAAGAGAATGTACAG AAAGAACGGACAAAGGCTTTTGAATGTGTCAAAAACATCAGATATAACAGTTCGTTCTGTAATACTTTTGTCCACCACTTCAAACCTTGTGTTCAAACCGTCGTGAGTGAAGCTGCAAAATGTGAAGACCAAGTTAAAGTCGGACAGAAGCAGGTTATACTTGATTCCTTTATTGCCGAAGCAAACTTTTTGTGTGAGACTGACGGCGAACATATTTTAG aattattgaatCCATGCATCTTGACGAGTGTAAAAAAGAGTGCTGGATGCCAAAAAAAGGTTATGCAATATTTTCCTACTTCAGACCCTATAACAAACCTTTGTAG TAAATTCCCCAGTTTGCAGAAATGTTTCGATGATGAACTCAAGCAAGAGTGCGATCTTGAAGTTACAAAAAGAAACATCCATGactttttttcagttgaagTTAAGCCCTGCAATATTGTTATGCCAATGTTTCTGCAATTGGCATACTATTTTTAA
- the LOC123679641 gene encoding uncharacterized protein LOC123679641 isoform X1 yields the protein MKLLLFLLIAGFAGYTKASSLYDEAENIGFVQAIAVHELAFVTHKCPNATRQNLKEEERKAIECIKNIRYNSSFCNTFVHHFKPCVQTILTEAAKCDENSVTEMKHTVLDSVIAIAGYVCETDGEHILEILNPCVSMSIEKSEECRKKALEPLNNYSRDITQYCSKYTDLRTCFNDQVHQECQNEITKSSMSDLFSVDIKPCNIVMEFFFQLRKYVH from the exons ATGAAGTTACTACTCTTCTTATTGATAGCTG GTTTCGCAGGTTATACCAAAGCTTCATCATTGTATGATGAGGCAGAGAACATAGGATTTGTTCAGGCAATTGCTGTACATGAATTAGCTTTCGTTACTCATAAATGTCCAAATGCAACTCGTCAAAATTTGAAG GAAGAAGAAAGAAAGGCAATTGAATGTATCAAAAACATCAGATATAACAGTTCGTTCTGTAATACTTTTGTCCATCACTTCAAACCTTGTGTCCAAACAATCTTGACAGAAGCTGCCAAATGTGATGAGAATAGTGTGACTGAGATGAAACATACTGTACTTGATTCGGTTATCGCGATAGCAGGATATGTGTGTGAAACAGACGGTGAACATATTTTAG AAATATTAAATCCTTGCGTTTCGATGAGTATAGAAAAAAGTGAGGAATGCAGGAAGAAAGCTCTAGAACCACTGAATAATTATTCAAGAGATATAACCCAGTACTGTAG taaATACACTGACTTACGGACATGTTTTAATGATCAAGTACATCAAGAGTGTCAAAATGAAATTACAAAAAGTAGCATGAGTGACTTGTTTTCTGTTGATATCAAGCCTTGCAATATTGTCatggaatttttctttcaattgagAAAATACGTTCATTAA
- the LOC123679641 gene encoding uncharacterized protein LOC123679641 isoform X2: MKLLLFLLIAGYTKASSLYDEAENIGFVQAIAVHELAFVTHKCPNATRQNLKEEERKAIECIKNIRYNSSFCNTFVHHFKPCVQTILTEAAKCDENSVTEMKHTVLDSVIAIAGYVCETDGEHILEILNPCVSMSIEKSEECRKKALEPLNNYSRDITQYCSKYTDLRTCFNDQVHQECQNEITKSSMSDLFSVDIKPCNIVMEFFFQLRKYVH, translated from the exons ATGAAGTTACTACTCTTCTTATTGATAGCTG GTTATACCAAAGCTTCATCATTGTATGATGAGGCAGAGAACATAGGATTTGTTCAGGCAATTGCTGTACATGAATTAGCTTTCGTTACTCATAAATGTCCAAATGCAACTCGTCAAAATTTGAAG GAAGAAGAAAGAAAGGCAATTGAATGTATCAAAAACATCAGATATAACAGTTCGTTCTGTAATACTTTTGTCCATCACTTCAAACCTTGTGTCCAAACAATCTTGACAGAAGCTGCCAAATGTGATGAGAATAGTGTGACTGAGATGAAACATACTGTACTTGATTCGGTTATCGCGATAGCAGGATATGTGTGTGAAACAGACGGTGAACATATTTTAG AAATATTAAATCCTTGCGTTTCGATGAGTATAGAAAAAAGTGAGGAATGCAGGAAGAAAGCTCTAGAACCACTGAATAATTATTCAAGAGATATAACCCAGTACTGTAG taaATACACTGACTTACGGACATGTTTTAATGATCAAGTACATCAAGAGTGTCAAAATGAAATTACAAAAAGTAGCATGAGTGACTTGTTTTCTGTTGATATCAAGCCTTGCAATATTGTCatggaatttttctttcaattgagAAAATACGTTCATTAA